A single genomic interval of Vulpes vulpes isolate BD-2025 chromosome 3, VulVul3, whole genome shotgun sequence harbors:
- the RTCA gene encoding RNA 3'-terminal phosphate cyclase isoform X2: protein MAGQRVEVDGGIMEGGGQILRVSTALSCLLGLPLRVQKIRAGRSTPGLRPQHLSGLEMIRDLCDGQLEGAEIGSTEIIFTPEKIKGGIHTADTKTAGSVCLLMQVSMPCVLFAASPSELRLKGGTNAEMAPQIDYTAMVFKPIVEKFGFQFNCDIKMRGYYPKGGGEVIVRMSPVKQLNPINLTDRGSVTKIYGRAFVAGVLPFKVAKDMAAAAVRCIRKEIRDLYVNIQPVQEPKDQAFGNGNGIIIIAETSTGCLFAGSSLGKRGVNADKVGIEAAEMLLANLRHGGAVDEYLQDQAKFSVKKSEDEEDAAKDAYIIECQGIGMTNPYL from the exons ATGGCGGGGCAGCGGGTGGAGGTGGACGGCGGGATCATGGAGGGG GGCGGCCAGATCCTGAGGGTGTCTACAGCCCTGAGCTGCCTCCTGGGCCTCCCCTTGAGGGTACAGAAGATCCGAGCCGGCCGCAGCACGCCGGGCCTGAG GCCTCAACATTTATCTGGACTGGAAATGATTCGAGATTTGTGTGATGGGCAACTGGAGGGGGCAGAAATCGGCTCAACGGAAATAATATTTACACCAGAGAAGATTAAAGGTGGAATCCACACAGCAGATACCAAGACAGCAGG GAGTGTGTGCCTCTTGATGCAGGTCTCAATGCCCTGTGTTCTCTTTGCTGCTTCTCCATCAGAACTACGTTTAAAAGGTGGAACGAATGCTGAAATGGCACCACAAATTGATTACACAGCCATG GTTTTCAAGCCAATTGTGGAAAAATTTGGTTTCCAATTTAATTGTGACATTAAGATGAG AGGCTACTACCCAAAAGGGGGTGGTGAAGTGATTGTCCGAATGTCACCAGTTAAACAGTTGAACCCAATCAATTTAACTGACCGTGGTTCTGTGACTAAGATATATGGAAGAGCTTTTGTTGCTGGTGTTTTACCATTTAAA GTAGCAAAAGATATGGCAGCGGCAGCTGTAAGATGCATCAGAAAGGAGATTAGGGATCTGTATGTTAACATCCAGCCTGTTCAGGAACCTAAAGACCAAGCCTTTGGCAATGGGAATGGAATAAT caTTATTGCTGAGACATCCACTGGCTGTTTGTTTGCTGGATCATCGCTTGGTAAACGAG GTGTAAATGCAGACAAGGTTGGAATTGAAGCTGCTGAAATGCTATTAGCAAATCTTAGACATGGTGGTGCTGTCGATGAGTATTTGCAAGACCAG GCTAAATTCTCTGTGAAGAAATCAGAAGATGAAGAAGATGCAGCTAAAGATGCTTATATTATTGAGTGCCAAGGAATTGGGATGACAAATCCCTATCTATAg
- the RTCA gene encoding RNA 3'-terminal phosphate cyclase isoform X1, producing MAGQRVEVDGGIMEGGGQILRVSTALSCLLGLPLRVQKIRAGRSTPGLRPQHLSGLEMIRDLCDGQLEGAEIGSTEIIFTPEKIKGGIHTADTKTAGSVCLLMQVSMPCVLFAASPSELRLKGGTNAEMAPQIDYTAMVFKPIVEKFGFQFNCDIKMRGYYPKGGGEVIVRMSPVKQLNPINLTDRGSVTKIYGRAFVAGVLPFKVAKDMAAAAVRCIRKEIRDLYVNIQPVQEPKDQAFGNGNGIIIIAETSTGCLFAGSSLGKRGVNADKVGIEAAEMLLANLRHGGAVDEYLQDQLIIFMALACGVSRIKTGPVTLHTQTAIHFAEQLAKAKFSVKKSEDEEDAAKDAYIIECQGIGMTNPYL from the exons ATGGCGGGGCAGCGGGTGGAGGTGGACGGCGGGATCATGGAGGGG GGCGGCCAGATCCTGAGGGTGTCTACAGCCCTGAGCTGCCTCCTGGGCCTCCCCTTGAGGGTACAGAAGATCCGAGCCGGCCGCAGCACGCCGGGCCTGAG GCCTCAACATTTATCTGGACTGGAAATGATTCGAGATTTGTGTGATGGGCAACTGGAGGGGGCAGAAATCGGCTCAACGGAAATAATATTTACACCAGAGAAGATTAAAGGTGGAATCCACACAGCAGATACCAAGACAGCAGG GAGTGTGTGCCTCTTGATGCAGGTCTCAATGCCCTGTGTTCTCTTTGCTGCTTCTCCATCAGAACTACGTTTAAAAGGTGGAACGAATGCTGAAATGGCACCACAAATTGATTACACAGCCATG GTTTTCAAGCCAATTGTGGAAAAATTTGGTTTCCAATTTAATTGTGACATTAAGATGAG AGGCTACTACCCAAAAGGGGGTGGTGAAGTGATTGTCCGAATGTCACCAGTTAAACAGTTGAACCCAATCAATTTAACTGACCGTGGTTCTGTGACTAAGATATATGGAAGAGCTTTTGTTGCTGGTGTTTTACCATTTAAA GTAGCAAAAGATATGGCAGCGGCAGCTGTAAGATGCATCAGAAAGGAGATTAGGGATCTGTATGTTAACATCCAGCCTGTTCAGGAACCTAAAGACCAAGCCTTTGGCAATGGGAATGGAATAAT caTTATTGCTGAGACATCCACTGGCTGTTTGTTTGCTGGATCATCGCTTGGTAAACGAG GTGTAAATGCAGACAAGGTTGGAATTGAAGCTGCTGAAATGCTATTAGCAAATCTTAGACATGGTGGTGCTGTCGATGAGTATTTGCAAGACCAG ttgatcATTTTCATGGCATTAGCTTGTGGAGTTTCCAGAATAAAAACAGGACCAGTTACACTCCATACACAAACAGCTATACATTTTGCTGAACAATTAGCAAAG GCTAAATTCTCTGTGAAGAAATCAGAAGATGAAGAAGATGCAGCTAAAGATGCTTATATTATTGAGTGCCAAGGAATTGGGATGACAAATCCCTATCTATAg
- the RTCA gene encoding RNA 3'-terminal phosphate cyclase isoform X3, whose amino-acid sequence MIRDLCDGQLEGAEIGSTEIIFTPEKIKGGIHTADTKTAGSVCLLMQVSMPCVLFAASPSELRLKGGTNAEMAPQIDYTAMVFKPIVEKFGFQFNCDIKMRGYYPKGGGEVIVRMSPVKQLNPINLTDRGSVTKIYGRAFVAGVLPFKVAKDMAAAAVRCIRKEIRDLYVNIQPVQEPKDQAFGNGNGIIIIAETSTGCLFAGSSLGKRGVNADKVGIEAAEMLLANLRHGGAVDEYLQDQLIIFMALACGVSRIKTGPVTLHTQTAIHFAEQLAKAKFSVKKSEDEEDAAKDAYIIECQGIGMTNPYL is encoded by the exons ATGATTCGAGATTTGTGTGATGGGCAACTGGAGGGGGCAGAAATCGGCTCAACGGAAATAATATTTACACCAGAGAAGATTAAAGGTGGAATCCACACAGCAGATACCAAGACAGCAGG GAGTGTGTGCCTCTTGATGCAGGTCTCAATGCCCTGTGTTCTCTTTGCTGCTTCTCCATCAGAACTACGTTTAAAAGGTGGAACGAATGCTGAAATGGCACCACAAATTGATTACACAGCCATG GTTTTCAAGCCAATTGTGGAAAAATTTGGTTTCCAATTTAATTGTGACATTAAGATGAG AGGCTACTACCCAAAAGGGGGTGGTGAAGTGATTGTCCGAATGTCACCAGTTAAACAGTTGAACCCAATCAATTTAACTGACCGTGGTTCTGTGACTAAGATATATGGAAGAGCTTTTGTTGCTGGTGTTTTACCATTTAAA GTAGCAAAAGATATGGCAGCGGCAGCTGTAAGATGCATCAGAAAGGAGATTAGGGATCTGTATGTTAACATCCAGCCTGTTCAGGAACCTAAAGACCAAGCCTTTGGCAATGGGAATGGAATAAT caTTATTGCTGAGACATCCACTGGCTGTTTGTTTGCTGGATCATCGCTTGGTAAACGAG GTGTAAATGCAGACAAGGTTGGAATTGAAGCTGCTGAAATGCTATTAGCAAATCTTAGACATGGTGGTGCTGTCGATGAGTATTTGCAAGACCAG ttgatcATTTTCATGGCATTAGCTTGTGGAGTTTCCAGAATAAAAACAGGACCAGTTACACTCCATACACAAACAGCTATACATTTTGCTGAACAATTAGCAAAG GCTAAATTCTCTGTGAAGAAATCAGAAGATGAAGAAGATGCAGCTAAAGATGCTTATATTATTGAGTGCCAAGGAATTGGGATGACAAATCCCTATCTATAg